Proteins from a genomic interval of Oncorhynchus nerka isolate Pitt River linkage group LG13, Oner_Uvic_2.0, whole genome shotgun sequence:
- the LOC115139998 gene encoding leucine-rich repeat transmembrane neuronal protein 4-like translates to MIPLLMQGWLLASPISVRERPCPQSCRCDGKIVYCESNAFRDVPNNVSVGCQGLSLRYNSLVNLSASQFSGLSQLVWLYLDHNYINSVDSQAFHGVRRLKELILSSNKITQLQNNTFHTVPNLRNLDLSYNKLQALQPSQFLGLRKLLSLHLRSNSLKTVPMRVFQDLRNLEFLDLGYNRLRSLTRNAFAGLLKLIELHLEHNQFSKINFSHFPRLTNLRALYLQWNRIKSISQGLTWTWTSLQKLDLSGNELQIVDSSTYQCLPNLQTLNLDSNKLSNMSQETVDAWISLTTISLAGNVWYCSPSICPLVAWLRNFKGNKETTMICAGPKEAQGEKVIDAVETFSICKVTPTTPFVSTTASLNTPSQSELLPLPTLSRVDEELTRSGTAIPSPSGASPTIPEQNFQFVSFHKIIAGCVALFLSVTIILLVIYVSWKRYPSSIKQLQQRSMVKMQQKKVQETERTLSLPLQEYYVDYKPANSETMEVLVNGTGPYTYTISGSRECEV, encoded by the coding sequence ATGATCCCATTGTTGATGCAGGGCTGGCTGCTAGCGTCTCCAATCAGTGTTCGTGAGCGCCCCTGTCCTCAAAGCTGTAGATGTGATGGGAAAATAGTATACTGTGAATCCAATGCCTTTCGGGATGTGCCAAACAATGTGTCTGTGGGATGCCAGGGCCTCTCTTTGCGCTACAACAGCTTAGTGAATCTCAGCGCTAGTCAGTTCTCAGGCCTCAGTCAGCTTGTTTGGCTTTATCTCGACCACAACTACATTAACTCAGTGGACAGCCAAGCCTTTCATGGGGTACGGAGGCTGAAAGAGTTGATCCTCAGCTCTAACAAGATCACACAGCTACAAAACAACACTTTCCATACTGTCCCTAACTTACGCAATCTTGACCTCTCTTACAACAAGCTGCAAGCCCTCCAGCCCAGTCAATTTCTGGGCTTGCGGAAGTTGCTTAGTCTCCACTTGCGGTCCAATTCTCTGAAAACTGTCCCAATGCGGGTTTTTCAGGATTTGCGGAATTTGGAGTTTCTCGATCTTGGCTATAATCGATTGCGAAGCCTCACTCGAAATGCCTTTGCTGGGCTTCTTAAGCTGATCGAACTTCATTTGGAACACAACCAGTTCTCCAAGATCAACTTCTCTCACTTTCCCCGCCTCACCAACCTGCGGGCACTCTATTTGCAATGGAACCGAATTAAGTCAATAAGTCAGGGTCTAACCTGGACATGGACGTCCTTGCAAAAGCTGGACCTTTCTGGAAACGAACTGCAAATAGTGGATTCCAGTACGTATCAATGTCTCCCCAACCTACAGACCCTGAACTTGGACTCCAACAAGCTTAGCAACATGTCCCAGGAGACAGTGGATGCCTGGATCTCCCTGACCACCATCAGCCTAGCTGGTAATGTGTGGTACTGTAGCCCCAGCATCTGCCCCTTAGTGGCCTGGCTGAGAAACTTCAAAGGGAACAAGGAGACCACTATGATTTGTGCTGGGCCTAAGGAGGCCCAGGGAGAAAAAGTGATCGATGCAGTAGAAACATTTAGTATCTGTAAGGTCACTCCCACCACCCCTTTTGTCTCAACCACAGCCTCCCTCAACACCCCATCTCAGTCTGAGCTCCTGCCCCTTCCCACTTTGTCCAGGGTTGATGAGGAGTTGACCCGCAGTGGTACGGCCATCCCCTCCCCTTCTGGGGCTTCCCCTACCATCCCAGAGCAGAATTTTCAGTTTGTATCCTTCCATAAGATTATTGCTGGCTGTGTGGCACTTTTCCTGTCGGTGACTATAATTCTCCTGGTTATTTATGTGTCCTGGAAGCGCTATCCCAGCAGCATTAAGCAACTCCAGCAGCGCTCCATGGTCAAAATGCAGCAGAAAAAGGTGCAGGAAACAGAACGCACCCTCAGCTTGCCTCTGCAAGAGTATTATGTGGACTACAAACCTGCAAACTCTGAAACTATGGAGGTGCTCGTTAATGGGACTGGACCCTACACATACACAATCTCAGGATCCAGAGAATGTGAGGTATGA